A window of Adhaeribacter arboris genomic DNA:
TGATTTTACCGGCGGTTTTACCAATACCTTGTCCTACAAAGGCTTGAGCTTAAATGTATTTTTGAATTTTGTGTCGGGTAGTCAAGTCTACCATACTTCCCGCGAAGGTCGTGATTCGGATGGCGCTTACCCAACTGGTAACATGATGCAATTAGCCGATGGCTGGTCGCGGTGGGAAAAACCGGGCGATGTGGCCACACACCCGCTACCCATGCTGAACGGCGGTGGTACTAATTCGAACAAACCTTCGTCGCGGTATTTAGAAGACGGCAGCTTTATTCGCCTACGGAATGTGCGGCTTAACTACGAAATTCCTACAGGTATTGTAAAAAGAATTGGGGTAGGCGGATTAAATGTATTTGTATCGGCGGATAACTTATATACCTGGACGAAATTCTCGGGTTTAAATCCGGAAAACAACTTCGATGATGGCGCCAACATTACTTACCCCATGAGTAAGAAAGTGCTTTTTGGTATTAACGTAGGCTTGTAATCTTGTTTAATTATTTAATGAATCCGAAAATGAAAAAATATATTATAAACAGCTTTCTAGCAGCAGGTCTAGTTTGCTTGTCGACCGCTTGTGATCTGACCATGGATCCTTACAACGGAAAATCAGCGGACACTTTACTTAGTTCCGACACTGGCGTGCAAACCGCTACTTTTGGTAACTACAGCTTCCTGAAAGATTTTGAATACACCCGCAGCTACCATTTTTTAAATGAATACCCCAGCGATAATGTGATGTTGAGCGGCACCACCACGGACCATTTAACTTTCGCGTATAATTACCGGCACATCGAAAGTATGACGCATACCAGCAACTTCTGGAAAAAGGCGTATCAGCTTATTTACGGCACCAACAAAGCGCTGGAAGCCATTGATTCGGGTACCGCTCCCCTGGCCCAAGCTACCGCAGACCAATTAAAAGGCGAAAACCTGTATCTACGGGCCATGGTGCATTTTAACCTGGTAAACTTATTTGGCCGGCCCTACGCCCAGGACAACGGTGCCAGTCCGGGTATTATGATTCGGAAAGATGCGGATGTTACCGCCTTGCCACCCCGCAGCTCGGTAAAAGAAGTATACGATTTTATCATTGCGGATTTGCTGCAGGCCGCCGAGTTAATGAAAGAAGTTAAAAACAGTAGCTTTGCTTCGAAAGAAGTAGCGTATGCGCTTTTATCCCGCATTTACCTGTACCAGCAAGATAACGCCAAGGCCATTGAATACGCCGATAAGGTAATCAGCTCAGGCCGGTATAAGTTATTGGATACCGAAACGTATAAAAGATACTTCACCCTAGCCAATGAGAGTAATCCCGAGACCATATTTGCCATCCGGCACACTTCGCTCGATGACCGGGGACAGTCTTCTATTGGTTCGTTATATTACAGTAAAAACGGAGCGGGTTACGGGGAAGTATACGCTTCGGCGGCTTACCGGGCTTTATTGGATAAATACCCCGCCGATGTTCGCCACAGTTTTTATGAGCCGGTATACGTTTTAGATGCGCAGGGTCAAATAACCAAAGATGCGAACGGTAACCCGATAATTGCTACCCGGAACGGATTTCCCAAGTACTTCATCAATAAGTACTCGAACCAGGAAAATTTAGTGACCTTAAGCTCGCCGGTATATTTGCGCTTAGCCGAAATGTATTTGAACCGGGCAGAAGCTAACGCTAAATCAGGTAACGACCAGGCGGCCCTGGATGATGTAAACCTCATCAGAACCCGCGCTGGATTAACCGGGGAGGCTTTATACACGCTAGCCGATTTAAAGGGCCATGCCTCGGTGTTGGAAGTAGTACTGGAAGAGCGCAGAATTGAATTAGCTTTTGAGGCGCAGCGGAAGTATGATCTTTTCCGGAATAATTTACCATTAGTCAGAGATTATCCGGGAACCCACCTGTTGGTTGGCCAAACTACCCAGATTGTTCAACCGAATGATCCCCGGGTAATTTATTTTATTCCCCAGTTAGAAACTGTATTGAATCCAAACCTGGTCCAGAATCCGTAGAATAACGAGCGTGCCCGGTTTTAGGATTATTTTTTAAAAAATCTGCCGAACCATGCTTTGGGGCATTTTGAAAATACAGAAAGAACCTCCCTTTTTAGTGAACAATTTGCTTCGCTAAAAACGGGAGGTTCTTTTGTTTGGCATATACCCGCAAAATTACTGTAAAAACAAACCCTTTCAAGCAACCTGAAAGCGCAGATAAAGCCTGCATAACCAGCTTACCGCTGACCTATCTTTTTTCAACCGCGGCTAATGGTTAGTATATGCAAGGGCCGTGGTGAAGCAAGGGTTTTGCATATACTAAACGTTAGCGGACGTTTTTTATATTTCTCCTTCATGCAAGTCCCATATAGGAAAACACAGTTCATAGTCATTCCAGACAATATCACCATATTCAATGCTGAAACCTTGGAACAGGTCCCTGTCCAAGTACTTCTTTGTCATTGGATTTTTGGCTGATTTTAAGAAGCTTTCAAAGTCAATAATTTGGCTAACCCCATCAGAAAAATCGAATTTTATTTTATAGCCGTCCAGATAAACTGCTTTGTCAATTGAAACTATCATAACTAATCAATCTTTTTAGTAATTATTTCTGATTTCACTTCTTTATTGTAAACGAAGAAGTCAACCCACTTCTGCACAATGTCCTCTCTAAAATGCTCTACTAATTTTCTGAGTCTTTTTTCATTTTTACTGTCCAGAGGCTCTTTGCCTTTTACAGAAGATACACGTACTTCTATAAATGCCCCATTTTCGAATATTATCTCGGCTTTGCTTTCTCTTCCTTGATACTTACCATGAACGTGAATGGGTTCATGTTCATTTGAATAGAATAATATAATTAATCCAAAATATTCGTAAAGCTTTGGCATAGGTAATTTCTTAAAAAATTAAAAATTACTCCTTATTCTTAAAATGCCCGCCAACGGCTAGTATAAACAGCGTGCAAGGCCGTCGGCCGTAGCATGCTGTTTATACATTGTTATGCTTAGTTTTTTTGTCAAATTAGGTAATATGTCCATCTTTGATTAATCTATCAATACACTTTTGTGCAAGAAGGTTTTGGATTTCTAATTCTGTTGCAATTTTTTTATGAATGTGCTTTGGCCATGGTTGAGGTGGTAGACTATCTTTAACTTTGAATAAAAGGTAATCAGTAACAACACTTCGATATTTCAGTTTGACATTTCCTTTTGAATGTTGCTCTTTCCATTTATCCAAATAAGTAGCTAATTGTTGTATCTCTAGTAATAAAGGTTTAATTTTTTCATCTTGGCTATGAAAGCTTGACATTGCTTTAGCTATGCTGTTTATACGAATTATTGTCTGTTCAAATTTTAACTTAGTTCTTTGTTGAATTCCATATGTCCTTATTGCTTCGTATAAAGTCTGCTGAATTTGAGCAACGGACTGATAAAGCCTTTTTAGTGATGAAGTATTTCCATAAGAAGCTAATCCACCCTGATTGGCTTGAAAGTGCAGATAGTTATGTATACTGGCTAAGAATCTATATGTACTGCGGCTAAGAGAATATAATTTATCATGATTATGCTCATCTAATGCTTTGTCAATTTGTTCGTCTATTAAATATAATTCCTTTTCAAAATCCACAATTCGACGTTGATGCTCGCTAGTATAAATAAGGCGGAGCATCGCTGATTGTCTTTCGGAAGCTATTTTACCAACAAATACTGCAATTAAGATTAATCCAGAGAGAACTTGAAAAGAAGCCATAAATTTCCCAAATCCAATGGGAGCAATGTCTCCATATCCTAGGGAGCTAAATGTAATAACACAAAAGTATAATGAATCAAACCATCTTAAATTGGTAGTATTAGTGCCATGTCCATACGGATTTATTAACCAAAAGTATAATGAGCAAAAAAGTATGACACCAAAAATACAAGCACCTATTGCAACATAGGATGTTTTGTCTATTGCTCCCCCTATAAATGTCGTAAGTGTTTGATTGTTTTTCTTTTTTATCATTATAAAATTAACCATAACTACCGGATAAACGACATAACATACGCTTATCGGCACTATGTACAGAGTTTACATATCTATTTTTATAATATTTGTAACGGCTTGATGACTGGTTACAGCTACATTCATTTATAAGAGTATTAATATGCAGAAATTTATTTAATTGTTTTACTAGCGGCCGTTTTCTTTATAATGCGTTTTGCCGAGGATAGTTGGTTTTATTAATATTTATAGCTGCTGTCTCCAGCGATTTTCTCCGTAGTTGAAAAATGGGGTATATCGATAAGAGGAAATAATTTAATGAAGACGATTTTTCTTCTAAAATGCTGAGCCGTGTATTTACGCGGGTAATACCCGGATAACTCGTTTATAACATGGGTAAGTAAGTTTGAAATAAAATGAACCGATAAGTACCAAGTTGACTTTAAGTAAGGACTATTTTTAAAATTCTACTTACTAAAAGAATGGGAGAAGGCTTGGTCGTACTGGGGTTTTCGGCGGTATTTTGTTACTTCCGCAAATTAATTTGTAGCTTAAATGTTCGGCTAAAGGGCGAGCTAAAGCTTTCGTAATAACGCTTAGTTTTAATAGTATGGATTTTAAAAAGGGCTACTTTAAACCAAGTAAGTACCATTCGCATACCTCAGCTGATTTTAACTTATCATCCAAAAACAAAACGGGCCACCCATCACGTGATAGGTGGCCCGTTTTGCTTTTAATTAGCAGGCATTTAAACAAAAGTAAGCGGCGTTCTTTCTTTCCATTTGCCGCGGGTAAAATCCGGGAAATCAACCGGGCGGCATTTGCCCGCCACCGAAGCTTCGGTAATCGGGGAGATGGCGCTGCTGGTAACAGAATCATACACATCCCAATCCGGCATTTTATTTTCCCGCAGGGCCATTACCAACCGGTGCCAGACAATGGGCGTTTGATTGGTACTGCCCCCGTGGCCGCGGGTAGCGCCACCTTTCCGGGGGGGCGGGTTGTAGTTTTTGGTCATGGGGTGTTCGTATTCTTTTAAATACTTATCCGCTGGTTCCCACTGGTCGTGTTGCGGGCTCAAACCTTCGATGTAAATGCGTTTGGAATCTTTGTCGCCTAAATATACCCCTTTGGTACCTTGTACCCGGTAGCTTTCCCGGGGGTGCGGAGTGTGGGTGTCATGGTTCAAAGTCATCATTTTGCCGTTTACTGTCCGGATGAGCGTGGCATTATAATCGCCCAGCTTAATGGGCATCTTGGCGTATTTTGAATCCGGACCGTACATTTTGGCGGCGTACTCATTGATCATCACGGATTTGGAGCTCATCGAAACCAAGAAATCAATGCGGTCGCCGTGGTTAATATCCAGGGCTGGCAGCATTTTGTTCATCGGGTGGTCCGGGTACAAGTTACCGTTGCGATCTACGGCGTGCTGCAAACGCCAAGGTTCTTCTTCGGGGTCAAATTTTACGCGCCGCAGGTCGTGGATATAACCCGTTTCGGCGTGGATGATATCTCCCAGCACGCCCTTCCGGATCATGTTTAAAACGGCGGGTTCGCCAAATCCTTCCAGACCAATAGTAGCCCATTTTCCGGTTTTTTCGTAGGTTTCCACTATTTCCCAGGCTTCATCCACGGTTAATACAATCGGTACTTCGCACACCGCGTGCTTGTCGTGGCGCATGGCCGCTAAACAAATGGGAGCGTGAATGTCCCAGGGGGTGGAACAAATAACGGCATCTAATTTATGATCGGAGCAAACTTTTAAATAATCCGTGTTGCCGCTGTACAGTTTCGGTTTGGGGCGCCCCGACTCCTTGACCCACGCGCCGGCCCGTTCCAGGCGCGAAGTGTTAATATCACAAACCACCGGTACTTCAACGCCCTCCATGCCCAGGGCGCAATCCAGGTGGTAAGAACCCCGGCCGCCCACGCCGATAAAGCCTAAGCGAATCGGTTTATTGGCCGCTTCTTTTTGCGCGAAGGTTTGCTGGGGTAAGATCAAGCCACCACCTAAAGCCAGGCTACCTAAGGCCGTGGTGGATAATTTCAGAAAGTTTCTGCGATCAAAATTGTTATTGCCCATAGTTGTTCTGTTAAAAAATTAGTCTCACTTATTTTTACTGGTTTTAAGCATCCCGAATAATTTCAAAGCATTTTTGTTGTAAATTTTTTCCAGCGCTTCATCCGGCAGGTACAATCCGTAAATCATCCAGCGGCCCTGCAAATGATGGCCCTCCGAGGGGTCGATGTATTCATCACTGGTTTCTAAAAAACGGTAGTAAATCCGGTAAGCTTCGGCGTTGGGTGGGGTGTCGGTGCCAAAGAGAATGCGGTCCTGGTGTTTAATCATAAACTTGCGAGCGGTGTAGGGCTGGCGACCTAATTCGCTGATGCGGGCGCTCATTTCCACGTAAAAATTCGGGTAAGTCGCCAGCCAGTTCGAAACTTTGCCCAGTTCTTCCGGTAAATTTCCCATGTGCGCTCCCACAAAAATGGTGTTGGGGTGCCGGGCCATTACCCGGTTGCGTTGGGCCAGAATTTCTTCTTTGGGTGGGTATTCGGGTCCGTAGGCCCAGTTGGGATGGCTGCCCAATTCGTCGTACCGTTCGTTAAATTGATCGACCGGCGTAAAAAAAGCTTTGGGATCCGAAACGTGCATGACAATCGGAATACCGAGTTCGCCGCACTTGGCCCAAATGGGATCAATGCGCGGATCGTCCACGGGTACTATTTTGCCGCTTTTATCTTTCACGGTTAAGCCCAGCGATTTAAAAATTTTCATGCCCCGGGCACCCAACTGCACGGCTTCTTCTAATTTTTTCGCTTCTTTTTGCCCAAAGTTGGGCTCGTCGATTTTACTGAAATCGGGGCTGAAAAAAACCAGGAATCTTTCTTTCGATACTTTTTGTGAGGCGGCTAAATGTTCTTTATAAAAATTTTCGGCGGAGCGGCCATCTAAACTAACGCACTGCCAAACGCCGGCTTTATCCATTTCCTCCAAATATTTAGCGGTATTTTTTAATTCGCGCAAATGATTGTGGATGTCAATCACCGGAAATTTGGGTTTCATGATTTTGGTTTCCGCCACTACCATCTGACTTTTGGGTTGCCAATCCAGCAGCTTTAAATCTTTGGTTTGGGCCAGCAAAACGTTGGCCAGCAGCAAGAGCGCGGGGGCGAGTAAATAGCGGCCGTTAAAAAGAAAAAACTTTACCATAGGACGTTGGCGGTTACAATTTTGCTTTGGTAAAACCAGGAAGCCATTTCTCGGCGTTTTTACAGTACAGCTTATCTACCACGGTCCGGGGCAGGTGCAAGCCTTTGTATGTGCTCTTATTGCTGTTAGTCAGCTGTTCGTCGGTCACAAAAAACTTCCAATCGCGCAGCCAGGCATTGTGGGTGTTTTGTCCAATCGCGGTGGGGTCGTTGTTATTATTGGTGGTGATATCGGAACCGTACAATATCCGGTCCTGGTACTTGATAAAGAAATCGTGCACTTTCGGCCAGTCAGTAACGGCCTGGTGCTGCAAATGCGCGATGCGGGCGGCAATATCTACGGCCAGGTTGGGGTATTTATCCAGGCGTTTGGCAATTTCGTCGACGCTCCACTCCAGGCTGGCCAGGTGCACACTCACTACTTTTAAATCGGGGTGTTTGGCCAGCATGTGGTCGCGGGCTTGCATCTGGGCTTCGTAACTCGGGTACTCCGGGTGCAAATACATGTGGTACTGGGGGTTTTTGCTGTAGTACCGCTTATTGCCTTCCACCGACATTTGGTCCAGGGGCAGCCAGCAATCTTTGGGCTCGCCCTGGTGACTAAGTAAGGTAATTTTGTTTTTAGCGATGTAATCGAAAACCGGATCAAACTTCGGATTATCGATCATCACGAATTTCCCATCTTTATCTTTCAACTCCATGCCGATGTTCTTCCACACTTTCACCCCGATGGCTCCCTGCGCGAAGGAATTTTTTAAATAAGCAATGGTTTCTTTTTGCCAGTTATCCTGGTTAAAATTTTTGACCGAAATAGTAGTGGCGTAATGCAGTTGCTTCGGAAATTCTTGCGCGTGCTTTACCGCTAAAGCTTGTTGTTCGGTGATAGGGGGGGAACCGGGAAAAAGATAACCGTTAATATCCAGCAGGTGAAAATTATCCTCTTGCGCTTGTTTAATAAAGGTGGCCTCCGGCGTATAAACGTGCACGTGGGTATCGTACTTTTTCACCGTTTTAAAATCTTCCACTGAATAATAATCCGGGGCTAGCTTCGCCTCCTTTTTACCCGCGGGAGTGCCGTATAAGCCAGCAACCAGGATGGTAAGATAAACGAGTTTAAGATACATCTTGAAATCTTTTAGTGGTCACGGTTAGGCGGTTTTTGGCCGCTAGAATGAAGAATTTAAAAAAACATTTCGCCAACCCTCCTTTGAAAAAGCGAGGACTAACTTCCTCCGCGCTTTTGCCTCAGCGGTAAATAAACCGGGAGCAACGCAATGGCGTACCGGACGAAGCAAACAGTTACAACTTCACGTTGGTGTTGCCGCCTTGGGCCAGTAGTACATCCACGGGCTTGTTGTTTTTCCAGGAACCGTTGGTGAAATCGGGTATATCTACCGAATTGGAACGTTTGGCCACGGATTGTTCACTCAAAGGCCCAATGGCACTCCAAGCGGCGGCATCATACACGTCAATATCCAGGGGTAAGCCGTTGCGTAAACAATCTACCAGGCGCCAGTTCATCAAAAAATCCATGCCGCCGTGGCCGCCCACTTGCTTGGCCAGTTCGCCTACTTTTTTTACAATGGGAGGTTGGTATTTGGCTTCCAAATCTTTCATTTCCTGCTCCGTTAACCAATCTTTATGGCCCACCGAAACTTTGCCCGGCAATGGGTATTTTTGCGCGGCGCCTTTGGTGCCGCTAATGAGTTGGATGCGGGAATACACACGGGGCGAGGATACGTCGTGTTGCAGCATAATGGAGCGGCCTTTGGCGGTACGAATCGTGGTGGTATTCATGTTGCCCCGGAACGATTTATTGGCGTAGGGTTTAAAAAAGTCGTCGGTGGCGGCTAGTTCTTTGGCCTTGGGGCCCATCATAAAATCGTTGCTCGACATGGCCACCAGGTAATCCATTTTGTCGCCCCGGTTAATGTCCATTACCTGCGCAACCGGTCCTAAACCGTGGCCGGGGTACAAGTTACCGTTGCGGCTGGCGTTTTGCTTGAGCCGCCACATGTCGTAGTAGCCGTCTTTTTTAAAATTTAGCTCCATCAGGTTATGAA
This region includes:
- a CDS encoding Gfo/Idh/MocA family protein translates to MGNNNFDRRNFLKLSTTALGSLALGGGLILPQQTFAQKEAANKPIRLGFIGVGGRGSYHLDCALGMEGVEVPVVCDINTSRLERAGAWVKESGRPKPKLYSGNTDYLKVCSDHKLDAVICSTPWDIHAPICLAAMRHDKHAVCEVPIVLTVDEAWEIVETYEKTGKWATIGLEGFGEPAVLNMIRKGVLGDIIHAETGYIHDLRRVKFDPEEEPWRLQHAVDRNGNLYPDHPMNKMLPALDINHGDRIDFLVSMSSKSVMINEYAAKMYGPDSKYAKMPIKLGDYNATLIRTVNGKMMTLNHDTHTPHPRESYRVQGTKGVYLGDKDSKRIYIEGLSPQHDQWEPADKYLKEYEHPMTKNYNPPPRKGGATRGHGGSTNQTPIVWHRLVMALRENKMPDWDVYDSVTSSAISPITEASVAGKCRPVDFPDFTRGKWKERTPLTFV
- a CDS encoding RagB/SusD family nutrient uptake outer membrane protein, with amino-acid sequence MKKYIINSFLAAGLVCLSTACDLTMDPYNGKSADTLLSSDTGVQTATFGNYSFLKDFEYTRSYHFLNEYPSDNVMLSGTTTDHLTFAYNYRHIESMTHTSNFWKKAYQLIYGTNKALEAIDSGTAPLAQATADQLKGENLYLRAMVHFNLVNLFGRPYAQDNGASPGIMIRKDADVTALPPRSSVKEVYDFIIADLLQAAELMKEVKNSSFASKEVAYALLSRIYLYQQDNAKAIEYADKVISSGRYKLLDTETYKRYFTLANESNPETIFAIRHTSLDDRGQSSIGSLYYSKNGAGYGEVYASAAYRALLDKYPADVRHSFYEPVYVLDAQGQITKDANGNPIIATRNGFPKYFINKYSNQENLVTLSSPVYLRLAEMYLNRAEANAKSGNDQAALDDVNLIRTRAGLTGEALYTLADLKGHASVLEVVLEERRIELAFEAQRKYDLFRNNLPLVRDYPGTHLLVGQTTQIVQPNDPRVIYFIPQLETVLNPNLVQNP
- a CDS encoding DUF4160 domain-containing protein codes for the protein MPKLYEYFGLIILFYSNEHEPIHVHGKYQGRESKAEIIFENGAFIEVRVSSVKGKEPLDSKNEKRLRKLVEHFREDIVQKWVDFFVYNKEVKSEIITKKID
- a CDS encoding DUF2442 domain-containing protein, coding for MIVSIDKAVYLDGYKIKFDFSDGVSQIIDFESFLKSAKNPMTKKYLDRDLFQGFSIEYGDIVWNDYELCFPIWDLHEGEI
- a CDS encoding potassium channel family protein translates to MIKKKNNQTLTTFIGGAIDKTSYVAIGACIFGVILFCSLYFWLINPYGHGTNTTNLRWFDSLYFCVITFSSLGYGDIAPIGFGKFMASFQVLSGLILIAVFVGKIASERQSAMLRLIYTSEHQRRIVDFEKELYLIDEQIDKALDEHNHDKLYSLSRSTYRFLASIHNYLHFQANQGGLASYGNTSSLKRLYQSVAQIQQTLYEAIRTYGIQQRTKLKFEQTIIRINSIAKAMSSFHSQDEKIKPLLLEIQQLATYLDKWKEQHSKGNVKLKYRSVVTDYLLFKVKDSLPPQPWPKHIHKKIATELEIQNLLAQKCIDRLIKDGHIT
- a CDS encoding Gfo/Idh/MocA family oxidoreductase; amino-acid sequence: MKDNRRDFLKFTGLVGAGLLTGLATPTVSSAKVLGNLEPAPPRNQKFNMSGYGAPKLETVRMGFIGLGQRGPGHAYRSSKVEGVQITALCDIRPEKVSAVKEKLGANHNPAMYSGKENEWKKLCERKDVDLVYISTPWHLHAPMAVYAMEQGKHVAIEVPGVITLDECWQLVETSEKTKKHCMYLENCCYDFFELLTLNMARQGFFGDIIHGEGAYIHNLMELNFKKDGYYDMWRLKQNASRNGNLYPGHGLGPVAQVMDINRGDKMDYLVAMSSNDFMMGPKAKELAATDDFFKPYANKSFRGNMNTTTIRTAKGRSIMLQHDVSSPRVYSRIQLISGTKGAAQKYPLPGKVSVGHKDWLTEQEMKDLEAKYQPPIVKKVGELAKQVGGHGGMDFLMNWRLVDCLRNGLPLDIDVYDAAAWSAIGPLSEQSVAKRSNSVDIPDFTNGSWKNNKPVDVLLAQGGNTNVKL
- a CDS encoding amidohydrolase family protein — protein: MYLKLVYLTILVAGLYGTPAGKKEAKLAPDYYSVEDFKTVKKYDTHVHVYTPEATFIKQAQEDNFHLLDINGYLFPGSPPITEQQALAVKHAQEFPKQLHYATTISVKNFNQDNWQKETIAYLKNSFAQGAIGVKVWKNIGMELKDKDGKFVMIDNPKFDPVFDYIAKNKITLLSHQGEPKDCWLPLDQMSVEGNKRYYSKNPQYHMYLHPEYPSYEAQMQARDHMLAKHPDLKVVSVHLASLEWSVDEIAKRLDKYPNLAVDIAARIAHLQHQAVTDWPKVHDFFIKYQDRILYGSDITTNNNNDPTAIGQNTHNAWLRDWKFFVTDEQLTNSNKSTYKGLHLPRTVVDKLYCKNAEKWLPGFTKAKL
- a CDS encoding amidohydrolase family protein, with the translated sequence MVKFFLFNGRYLLAPALLLLANVLLAQTKDLKLLDWQPKSQMVVAETKIMKPKFPVIDIHNHLRELKNTAKYLEEMDKAGVWQCVSLDGRSAENFYKEHLAASQKVSKERFLVFFSPDFSKIDEPNFGQKEAKKLEEAVQLGARGMKIFKSLGLTVKDKSGKIVPVDDPRIDPIWAKCGELGIPIVMHVSDPKAFFTPVDQFNERYDELGSHPNWAYGPEYPPKEEILAQRNRVMARHPNTIFVGAHMGNLPEELGKVSNWLATYPNFYVEMSARISELGRQPYTARKFMIKHQDRILFGTDTPPNAEAYRIYYRFLETSDEYIDPSEGHHLQGRWMIYGLYLPDEALEKIYNKNALKLFGMLKTSKNK